Proteins from one Syngnathus scovelli strain Florida chromosome 9, RoL_Ssco_1.2, whole genome shotgun sequence genomic window:
- the gsk3ab gene encoding glycogen synthase kinase 3 alpha b, protein MSGSGRPRTSSFAEPPGAPGAAAAGVGSAVAGGSSTGKSGASQTSGGGSTSFGNLKLPRDTGKLTTVVATPGQGPDRPQEVSYTDIKVIGNGSFGVVYQARLIDSQEMVAIKKVLQDKRFKNRELQIMRKLDHCNIVRLRYFFYSSGEKKDEVYLNLVLDFVPETVYRVARHFNKAKTTIPIIYVKVYMYQLFRSLAYIHSQGVCHRDIKPQNLLVDPETAILKLCDFGSAKQLVRGEPNVSYICSRYYRAPELIFGATDYTSNIDIWSAGCVLAELLLGQPIFPGDSGVDQLVEIIKVLGTPTREQIREMNPNYTEFKFPQIKAHPWTKVFKPRTPPEAIALCSRLLEYTPVTRLSPLEACAHAFFDELRQPNTRLPSGRELPLLFNFSPVELSIQPQLNSSLIPPHARTQTTPALHDGSASDSPAQPLSGSINNST, encoded by the exons ATGAGCGGCAGCGGGCGGCCCAGGACCAGCTCATTCGCCGAGCCTCCCGGAGCTCCCGGAGCCGCTGCAGCCGGTGTCGGCTCGGCAGTAGCCGGCGGAAGCTCGACAGGAAAGTCGGGGGCTTCGCAAACCAGCGGAGGTGGCTCGACAAGCTTTGGTAACCTCAAACTACCCC GTGACACTGGCAAATTGACCACCGTAGTGGCCACGCCGGGCCAAGGCCCTGACCGCCCGCAGGAAGTGTCCTACACGGACATCAAGGTCATAGGAAATGGCTCCTTCGGCGTAGTCTACCAGGCCCGCCTCATCGACAGCCAGGAAATGGTGGCCATCAAGAAAGTGCTCCAAGATAAACGCTTTAAG AATAGAGAGCTGCAAATTATGCGCAAGTTGGACCACTGCAACATTGTGCGGCTACGTTACTTCTTCTACTCCAGCGGTGAAAAG AAAGATGAAGTCTACCTGAATCTGGTGCTGGACTTTGTCCCTGAGACGGTGTACAGGGTGGCTCGGCACTTCAATAAGGCCAAGACCACCATCCCCATCATTTATGTTAAG GTGTATATGTACCAGCTGTTCCGGAGCCTGGCTTATATCCATTCCCAGGGTGTGTGTCATCGAGACATCAAGCCCCAAAACCTCTTGGTGGACCCGGAGACGGCCATCCTTAAGCTGTGTGACTTTGGCAG cgccaagcagctggtccGAGGCGAGCCCAACGTGTCGTATATCTGCTCGCGCTACTACCGTGCTCCGGAGCTCATCTTCGGCGCCACAGACTACACGTCCAATATTGACATCTGGTCGGCCGGCTGCGTGCTGGCCGAGCTGCTGCTGGGCCAGCCCATCTTCCCGGGGGACAGCGGCGTGGACCAGCTCGTAGAGATCATCAAG GTTCTTGGAACTCCGACGAGGGAGCAGATCCGAGAGATGAACCCCAACTACACGGAGTTCAAATTCCCGCAGATTAAAGCTCACCCGTGGACAAAG GTGTTTAAGCCCCGCACGCCGCCGGAGGCCATTGCCCTGTGCTCGCGACTGCTGGAATACACACCGGTCACCCGCCTGTCTCCGCTGGAGGCCTGCGCGCACGCTTTCTTCGATGAGCTGCGTCAGCCCAACACCCGCCTGCCCAGCGGGCGAGAGCTGCCCCTACTCTTCAACTTCAGTCCCGTCG AGCTGTCCATCCAGCCCCAGTTGAATTCATCACTCATTCCTCCTCACGCTCGTACACAGACGACGCCTGCCTTGCATG ATGGCAGTGCGTCAGACAGTCCTGCCCAGCCCTTGTCCGGCTCCATCAACAACAGTACCTAA